The Pseudomonas sp. HOU2 DNA window TACGGTGAGTACGTGTTCGATCACGGTTGGGCCGATGCCTGCGCCCGGGCCGGCATCGATTACTACCCCAAGTTGTTGAGCGCTGTGCCGTTCAGCCCGGTAAGCGGCCCTCGGCTGTTGGCGGCAAAGGTCGAGGACGGTTTCGAGTTGCTGAAAAGTCTGCCGGGCTATCTGGAAATCGAAGAACTTTCCAGCGCGCACATCAACTTCACCGATCCGTTCACCGACGCCGCGATGGCCGAGCAGCCGGGTTGGCTGCAGCGCATCGGCTGTCAGTATCACTGGCAGAATCGCGGTTACCGGGATTTCCAGGATTTTCTCGACGTGCTCAGTTCGCGCAAGCGCAAGCAGATGCGCAAGGAGCGCGAACAGGTGGCGGGGCAGGGCTTCGAGTTCGAATGGCTGCAGGGGCGCGAACTGGACGAGTCGCAATGGGATTTTGTCTACGCCTGCTATGCCAACACCTACGCGGTGCGGCGTCAGGCGCCGTACTTGACGCGCGAGTTTTTCAGCCTGCTGGCTGCGCGGATGCCAGAGGCGATTCGGGTGGTCTTCGCCAGGCAGGGTTCACGGCCGGTGGCGATGGCGTTCAGTCTGGTCGGGGGCGACAGCTTCTACGGACGTTATTGGGGCTGCCTCGCCGAGTTTGACCGGCTGCATTTCGAGACCTGTTTCTATCAGGGCATGGACTATGCGATTGCCCACGGTTACCAGCGCTTTGATGCCGGTGCTCAGGGCGAGCACAAGCTTATTCGCGGTTTTGAGCCGGTGATCACCCATTCGTGGCATTACCTGCGCCATCCGGGCCTGAAGGCCGCCGTCAAAGACTTCCTGCAACAGGAACGCGCCGGCGTTCTTGCGTACGCCGAGGAAGCCAGAACAGCCTTGCCCTATCGCCAAACCTAGATCCCTGTAGGAGCTGCCGCAGGCTCGGGCCGCGATCGGACGATCTTTTGATGTTGTTTTTAAGATCAAAAGATCGTCCGATCGCGGCCCGAGCCTCCGGCAGCTCCTACAGGGAGGCGGTGGTTTCACGTGGACTCTTTACCCAGCCAGCGATAAATCGTCCCGCCCACTACCGCGCCCAGCAGCGGCGCGACCCAGAACATCCACAACTGCGCGATCGCCCAGCCGCCGACCATCAGCGCCGGCCCGGTGCTGCGTGCCGGGTTGACCGAGGTGTTGGTGACCGGAATCGAGATCAGGTGAATCAGCGTCAGGCCCAGGCCGATGGCAATCGGTGCGAGGCCCGCCGGGGCGCGTTTGTCGGTGGCGCCGAGGATGATGATCACGAACATCCCGGTCATCACCAGCTCGGTGACAAAGCCTGCCGCCATGGAGTATTTGCCCGGTGAATGCTCACCGTAACCGTTGGAGGCCAGGCCGGCGGCAATGTCGAAGCCTTCCTTGCCACTGGCGATGTGGTAGAGCAGGGCGGCGGCGAGTATCCCGCCCAGCACCTGGGCGATGACGTAGGCCGGCAACTCCCTGGCCGGAAACCGCCCGCCAACCACCAAACCGACCGACACCGCGGGATTGAGGTGACAGCCGCTGATGTGGCCAATGGCGAACGCCATGGTCAGCACCGTCAGACCAAACGCCAGGGCCACCCCCAGCACCCCGATGCCCAACGGCGAAGACGCCGCAAGCACCGCACTGCCACAACCACCCAGAACCAGCCAGAACGTACCCAACAACTCAGTGACTGAACGTTTGAACAGAGACATGAGAGAGTCCTTGATAGGCGTGCTATCGAGACTGTGTTGCGTTGTGCTTCCTTGCCGATTTACGACAGGTTCCGCGCTGGAACCTTGGCTGAGTACAGCAGGCTTTGGATGGATTTCCAGCAGGCGCAAAAAACCGCCAGAGCCTGTGTTTGGCGGGCTGGGGCGGTTTTCTGGCGGGCAGGCATTGTGTGGCGAGGGAGCTTGCTCCCGCTGGACAGCGAAGCTGTCCCAATACTATCTGCACCTGTAGTGTCAGGCTCGCACAGTTGGCGGGCTTTGCGCCTGCTGCGCAGTCGAGCGGGAGCAAGCTCCCTCGCCACAAAAGTTCACTAAGTCAGATTTTTTGTGATCAATCGATGCCGACAAACCCTCCGGTCTGGTGCGCCCACAACCGCGCATACAAGCCGCGATGCGCGAGCAGTTCGGCGTGGGTACCGCTCTCGGCAATCTTGCCGTTTTCCAACACTACCAGCCGATCCATACGGGCGATGGTCGAGAGGCGGTGAGCAATGGCGATCACGGTTTTGCCTTGCATCAGGGTTTCCAGGCTTTCCTGAATCGCCGCTTCGACCTCCGAGTCGAGTGCCGAGGTCGCTTCGTCCATGATCAGGATCGGCGCGTCCTTGAGCAGCACCCGGGCAATCGCGATGCGCTGACGCTGACCGCCGGACAGTTTCACCCCGCGCTCGCCGACGTGCGCGTCGAAACCGGTGCGGCCCTCTGCGTCCGACAGCAACGGAATGAACTCGTCGGCGCGGGCCTTGTGCACCGCGTCCCAGAGTTCGGCGTCGGTGGCGTCGGGCTTGCCGTACAGCAAGTTGTCACGGATCGAGCGGTGCAGCAGGGAGGTGTCCTGCGTAATCATGCCGATGCGTGCGCGCAGGCTTTCCTGGCCGACTTCGGCGATGTTCTGCCCATCGATCAGGATGCGTCCGCCCTCTACGTCATACAGGCGCAGCAGCAGGTTGACCAGGGTCGATTTGCCGGCACCGGACGGCCCGATCAGGCCGATTTTCTCTCCGGGTTTGATGGTCAGGTTGAGGTCGCCGATGATGCCTTTCTTCTTGCCGTAGTGAAAATCCACGTGCTCGAAACGCACTTCGCCACGGGCCACGGCCAGCGGTTTGGCCTGCTCACGATCGGTGACGCTGACCGGTTGCGAGATGGTCTGCAGACCGTCCTGGACCATGCCGATGTTTTCGAAAATGCCAGTGACCACCCACATGATCCAGCCGGACATGTTGACGATGCGGATCACCAGACCGGTGGCCAGGGCGATCGCGCCGACGGTGATCAGTGACTGGGTCCAAAGCCACAGCGCCAGCGCAGTGGTACCGACGATCAGCAGGCCGTTCATGGTGGTGATTGCCACGTCCATGCTGGTCACCACGCGGCCGGCCATCTGTGCCTTGACCGTCTGTTCTTCGATGGCTTCCTTGGCGTAATGTTGTTCGAAGTTGGTGTGGGCGAACAGCTTGAGGGTGGCGATGTTGGTGTAGCCGTCGACGATCCGCCCCATGAGTTTCGAGCGCGCGTCGGAGGCCTCCACCGAACGCTCTTTCACCCGTGGCACGAAGTAATACAGCGCGCCGATGTAGGCGGCGATCCACGTCAGCAGCGGAATCATCAGGCGCCAGTCGGCTTCGGCGAACAGCACCAGCGAACTGATCGCGTAGATCACCACGTGCCAGAGCGCATCCACCGCCTGCACTGCCGAGTCACGCAGCGAGTTGCCGGTCTGCATGATGCGTTGGGCGATGCGCCCGGCGAAGTCGTTCTGGAAAAAATTCAGGCTCTGCTTGAGCACGTAGCTGTGGTTCTGCCAGCGGATCATGCTGGTCATGCCGGGGCTCAGGGTCTGGTGCACCAGCAGGTCGTGCAGGCCGAAAA harbors:
- a CDS encoding GNAT family N-acetyltransferase; the protein is MPLQRLQSLSEIAPATWDALVPENQPFLRHAFLSALEDSGSVGPHTGWQAEHLLHVEDDRLIAALPSYRKWHSYGEYVFDHGWADACARAGIDYYPKLLSAVPFSPVSGPRLLAAKVEDGFELLKSLPGYLEIEELSSAHINFTDPFTDAAMAEQPGWLQRIGCQYHWQNRGYRDFQDFLDVLSSRKRKQMRKEREQVAGQGFEFEWLQGRELDESQWDFVYACYANTYAVRRQAPYLTREFFSLLAARMPEAIRVVFARQGSRPVAMAFSLVGGDSFYGRYWGCLAEFDRLHFETCFYQGMDYAIAHGYQRFDAGAQGEHKLIRGFEPVITHSWHYLRHPGLKAAVKDFLQQERAGVLAYAEEARTALPYRQT
- the aqpZ gene encoding aquaporin Z, whose translation is MSLFKRSVTELLGTFWLVLGGCGSAVLAASSPLGIGVLGVALAFGLTVLTMAFAIGHISGCHLNPAVSVGLVVGGRFPARELPAYVIAQVLGGILAAALLYHIASGKEGFDIAAGLASNGYGEHSPGKYSMAAGFVTELVMTGMFVIIILGATDKRAPAGLAPIAIGLGLTLIHLISIPVTNTSVNPARSTGPALMVGGWAIAQLWMFWVAPLLGAVVGGTIYRWLGKEST
- a CDS encoding ABC transporter ATP-binding protein gives rise to the protein MLYRRFEQLIDIFRDAPTASPPDRVWPFYTYYLKQVWPSFAALLVVGLFAALIEVALFSYLSRIIDLAQGTPNPNFFSDHALELTWMVVVALVLRPIFFGLHDLLVHQTLSPGMTSMIRWQNHSYVLKQSLNFFQNDFAGRIAQRIMQTGNSLRDSAVQAVDALWHVVIYAISSLVLFAEADWRLMIPLLTWIAAYIGALYYFVPRVKERSVEASDARSKLMGRIVDGYTNIATLKLFAHTNFEQHYAKEAIEEQTVKAQMAGRVVTSMDVAITTMNGLLIVGTTALALWLWTQSLITVGAIALATGLVIRIVNMSGWIMWVVTGIFENIGMVQDGLQTISQPVSVTDREQAKPLAVARGEVRFEHVDFHYGKKKGIIGDLNLTIKPGEKIGLIGPSGAGKSTLVNLLLRLYDVEGGRILIDGQNIAEVGQESLRARIGMITQDTSLLHRSIRDNLLYGKPDATDAELWDAVHKARADEFIPLLSDAEGRTGFDAHVGERGVKLSGGQRQRIAIARVLLKDAPILIMDEATSALDSEVEAAIQESLETLMQGKTVIAIAHRLSTIARMDRLVVLENGKIAESGTHAELLAHRGLYARLWAHQTGGFVGID